One window of the Diospyros lotus cultivar Yz01 chromosome 12, ASM1463336v1, whole genome shotgun sequence genome contains the following:
- the LOC127814011 gene encoding uncharacterized protein LOC127814011 isoform X1: protein MEGLKVSDVDLTVYVHPSKANKVSQAILRELSSLLFKFNETFDGVVLAYDANVQSKKAKILPGVHPYFGVKLTAKLLLFHPRPDMLLEGKVVKLGQQLIHVIVLGFSAAIITEEDIREEFKYKVKRGQEVFVSTSHKQHKIKVGTILRFLVKSFNEEILHISGSLLPAHTGSVKWLTKTTDEWSHAVRTSTKQKISEGRQEMQKHEKPMVDVATFLNTDRKHKKSKRQRSEDS from the exons ATGGAAGGATTGAAGGTATCGGATGTGGATTTGACGGTGTACGTGCACCCATCGAAGGCCAACAAGGTCTCTCAAGCCATCCTCCGCGAACTCAGCTCTTTGCTCTTCAA GTTTAATGAAACTTTTGATGGTGTTGTATTGGCTTATGATGCTAATGTTCAAAGTAAAAAGGCGAAGATTCTCCCCGGTGTTCATCCTTACTTTGGCGTGAAACTAACAGCAAAATTGTTACTTTTCCATCCAAGGCCAGATATGCTTTTAG AAGGGAAAGTAGTTAAACTTGGCCAGCAATTGATTCACGTAATTGTTCTTGGTTTTTCTGCTGCGATCATAACAGAGGAAGACATTCGTGAAGAATTCAAATATAAAGTT AAACGTGGTCAAGAAGTATTTGTTAGTACATCTCACAAGCAGCATAAGATAAAAGTTGGAACCATTTTACGTTTCTTAGTCAAGAG CTTCAATGAAGAGATACTCCATATATCTGGATCTTTGCTCCCAGCTCACACAGGGAGTGTCAAATGGTTGACTAAGACTACGGATGAATGGTCTCATGCTGTCAG GACTTCCACTAAGCAGAAAATAAGTGAGGGCAGACAGGAAATGCAGAAGCATGAGAAACCAATGGTTGATGTGGCAACGTTTTTGAATACTGATCGTAAGCATAAGAAGTCAAAAAGACAAAGAAGTGAAGATTCTTGA
- the LOC127814011 gene encoding uncharacterized protein LOC127814011 isoform X2, with protein sequence MEGLKVSDVDLTVYVHPSKANKVSQAILRELSSLLFKFNETFDGVVLAYDANVQSKKAKILPGVHPYFGVKLTAKLLLFHPRPDMLLEEDIREEFKYKVKRGQEVFVSTSHKQHKIKVGTILRFLVKSFNEEILHISGSLLPAHTGSVKWLTKTTDEWSHAVRTSTKQKISEGRQEMQKHEKPMVDVATFLNTDRKHKKSKRQRSEDS encoded by the exons ATGGAAGGATTGAAGGTATCGGATGTGGATTTGACGGTGTACGTGCACCCATCGAAGGCCAACAAGGTCTCTCAAGCCATCCTCCGCGAACTCAGCTCTTTGCTCTTCAA GTTTAATGAAACTTTTGATGGTGTTGTATTGGCTTATGATGCTAATGTTCAAAGTAAAAAGGCGAAGATTCTCCCCGGTGTTCATCCTTACTTTGGCGTGAAACTAACAGCAAAATTGTTACTTTTCCATCCAAGGCCAGATATGCTTTTAG AGGAAGACATTCGTGAAGAATTCAAATATAAAGTT AAACGTGGTCAAGAAGTATTTGTTAGTACATCTCACAAGCAGCATAAGATAAAAGTTGGAACCATTTTACGTTTCTTAGTCAAGAG CTTCAATGAAGAGATACTCCATATATCTGGATCTTTGCTCCCAGCTCACACAGGGAGTGTCAAATGGTTGACTAAGACTACGGATGAATGGTCTCATGCTGTCAG GACTTCCACTAAGCAGAAAATAAGTGAGGGCAGACAGGAAATGCAGAAGCATGAGAAACCAATGGTTGATGTGGCAACGTTTTTGAATACTGATCGTAAGCATAAGAAGTCAAAAAGACAAAGAAGTGAAGATTCTTGA